Within Peromyscus leucopus breed LL Stock chromosome 16_21, UCI_PerLeu_2.1, whole genome shotgun sequence, the genomic segment acctaaacTCAGGAGATAACCGACTTCACCCGGCCGCCCTGGCTGAGCGTGTGCAGGGAGTGGCATGTGTACCTGCCCCCCACCCCGTCCGTCCATGCACACAATGAGGGAAAAGAGGAGGTGGGGCTCCAGACCTGGGAAGCAGAGTAGGAGTCTCCATTGAGCCCGGGCATCCCCAGAAACATGTCTCCGGATCCTGAGAGATTGAAAGAGCCGCCAGAGCCTTGGGAGAGCATTGAGAGAATTAGAGGAAAGTACAGGGGGCCGTCGGacagcagacaggaaggagaTGAACACAACCTTAGCTTCCAGGGAAGCTAACTCTGGGAATGCACATGGATCGCACACAGATCAGCACACACACCCTCAGAACAGGCTACTTGTGAACCCCGCCAGCTCACCCATGAAAGGCCCCTCCCCCTGACATCACCACCCCGGTCTCTTTCACCCCAAAAAGTCCTCTTTGCTGTCATCTTGCATAGACAGGAAGCATGCAAAGCAGCCAGCTAGAGTGGCAGTGGGCTGTACCTGCAGAGGAGGGGGGCGTCGGGGAGCTGGTGCGGCTGTGCCCCCCCTGGGCCACTGACACAGCTGTCTTCACAGCATAGATATTCGCCTCCTCTTGGAATTTCCCAATATTCTTCTTGTAGCGAATCCGCTTGTTACCAAACCAGTTGGAAACCTGCAGTGTTGGGCAGGGAGGGTCAGGCGGAACCCCTTCTCCAGGACCCCCTCCCCAGGTAACGTCTGGGAAGGCTTAGCCCCTGGCCCCCCCCGAGTACCTGAGAGACAGTGATGCCGCACTTCTTGGCCAGCTCCTCTTTGGCCTCCTCACTGGGGTAAGGGTTACTCAGGTGAGAGTAGAAATACTCGTTCAGGACCTCGGTGGCCTGTTTGCTGAAGTTACGGCGTTTTCGTCTACAAAGGGAGAGAAGTGTTGAGCGTGCCGGCAAACTCCAGGAGGTGGTATCGTCACAGTGCCCTGCTGGGCAACATGGTGGCCCCGGGGTCCCGGAGAGGTATGGGAGGGAGCCAGGTGCTGGGGGCCAGGCTCAGGGGTCCCTGAGCCCCACCTGGCATCCAGGAAGCGAGAGCGCAGGATCATGACCGCCTCGCAGGTGCTCTGCTTCAGCTGCATCTGGATGGCGCTGAACTTGCGATGGATGATGCTCACCATACGCTCCATCTCCTTGGGGGCCACAGGACGAGTGCGGCTCTGCTCCCTCAGCAGGTTCATGACGTGGGTGGTGAACTCATTGCACGCCTATTGGAGCAGGTGGGCTGATGAGGAGCCCTGTGGCTTGGGGAGGCCTCTGGAAGTCTAGAGCCTCCCACTCACCGAGACTCCGCTCCTCACCTGCTCATACTTCTCCAGCTCTGAGTGGTAGATGTGGCGGATTTGGGCAAGCTTGCTGCGATAGTCTGAGTGTTCGATGGAGTTGTCGGGGGACACGCCACCTCCCGAGGCTGCAGCGGCTGCAGCGGCTGCTGCGGAGCCTCCCCCCTTCTCTGGCCCAGCCACACCTTCTGCCAGAAGCATGTTGTCCAAGCGCATCAGCTGTGGGTCCACTGGCTCCTCCTCTTGGGAGCTCCGGATGCTAAGGCCTAGCAGGCGGGCAAGTGGACTTAGGGCCCCAGGAACCCCTCACCCAGTGTTCCAGCCTCCTAGTGTCTCCTGAAGACCCGGCCCCCGGGCTTTGGCTCCTTCCCATTCCCTTTTGGGCAGCCTCCCTGGGTCTCTCTCCTCAGGGCTTCAAGCTGCCAAACTCTGCGCCCTGGGGTGAGCAGAGTCCAGTTCCCAGAGGTGAGTCCGAGGGACACCCACGTACCAGTTTTCTCCTTGATCTCACACAGGACACTAAACAGAGCCGGCTTCATTCGGTGGCAGTTTAGGGCGTGTTTCCTTAGGAGGAACGGGAGGAGAAAAAGTTCAgggccaggagagaggagaggggtgcCAGGGAATGATGAGGTGGGGGACGTCGGAATGGGGGTGGAATGGAGTTGGAGGGGTAGTTCTGGAGGAGGGATCAGCTGCCATAGCTCGGGGAAGCTGCTGGCCCAGAGCAAGCAGAAGATGCAGGCTATGGGGTTGAAGTCACCATGGGCCGGCGGCGAGGCTGAGGCAGACGGTTCAAGcaaaaagatggagaaaggatCTAGAGATGACTGAGGAAACGAAGGTGACTAGGTAGGCTCTGGAGTAAGGGAAATAGAGGCTGAGATGGCCGAGCTCCAGTGCGAACCTCGCAGGGGGCCTGGAGGGGGTGCCCCCCTACCTGGCCGTTCAGAACAGTGTGTGGGCTGAGCAGAGGGAAAGGCTGTGAGGACTCTTGGAGGCCCCAAGCACGGTGGAAGGGAGTGTGTGGAGATCCTGGATCCGAAGAGAATGGGGTGGGCTAGCCCTAGAGTTAGGGAGGACACCGTCGCTGAGAACAGTTTCTAGGTCTGGGAGCCAGGAGATGGGCGGGTGCGGAGTGTAGGGGTCAGCAAAAGGTTAGGAGGGAAGGAGACCACCTGGGGTTCCCTCCGCGAGGTCTTAGGGCCTAGGGGCAAAGCGAGCTTGGAGAGACCACTAGAACTAAGGGAAGAAAAGAGTTGCCAGGTCCAGAGAgggccctgggggaggggggcttgcAGGGGACTCCGAGCTGTGAGCAGGGTCCCGGGGTGGGGGCACTCACTTGGCCTGGGCCTCGTCCAGGCTCTGGTCGGTGATGGTCATTATCTGTTGCAGAATGTCCCCGATGTCTTGCTTCCCTCGGCCTCCCGGGacccccccacttcccccaccgGGGTCTCCGGCACCGGGAGGCTCGCCAGGGCCCCCGGGCTCCCCACCCACCAGCCCCAGGCCCCCCCGGCCCCCGCCCGGAGGGGGCGGCCCCAGCAGCCGCTCGTCCATGGCTGGGGGGGGCCCCGAGGCCCCCTCCCTGCTCGCCCCTCCCCCCGCCGGTGACTTCCCCCCCCAAACTCGCCGGGGCCGCTGCTCCCTCCGCCCCAACCCCGCCCGGCAACCCGCCTCCCGGCTCCCTCCGGGGGTTCACCCCGGCACTGAAGGGGAGACCTGGGGTGCCGCCTGGGCACCCCCACAGGAGACCCCGGCCCCCGGCGGCGGAGAAAATGGAgccggagagagagagagagaggaggcccaAGCGGGGGTGTGTATgcgagaggagggaggagggagaagggggagcgAGGGAggcggctgggggaggggagcgggaggaagaggaggggaggagaggaggaacgGGGAGGAGCCGGGGGCGGGGAGACGcaggccgggcggcggcgggTGGAGGCGGGGAGCGGCCGTGCAGCCCGGGAGAGAGACTGGGCTGGCCCCGGGGCCGGCGAGCTGGCGCTGGGGTCGGGGGTGTCGGCCACCGGGGCTCCGAGCTCACCGTCGGGGTGGTGCGGACTCCGGCCGCCGGAATGCTCTCCGGCAGCTCGGTTCATATTTCTTGTTCTAATGACTCCCCTCCCTGTTCGACTTAATTAAAACCGGGAGACGGGGGGCTGGGGGAGATGATTAGGGAGGTCTCCAGCCGCTGCTTAATGAGCCAGTAATTAACCAGCCAGGGAGGGGAGTTGGCCTCTGGCCAGATCGCGGAGAGCGGCGGCCCCAGGTCTCACCTACCCACCTCGCGTACCCACCCACCCGCCCCCAGATACCAGTCTTCAGTCCAGGAGggaattatatttattcatacaACCAAAACATCAGACAGACTCAGCAGCAGGGGGGGTGGGCGGGGCTAAGGTTCGCTTCACAGCCTCCGGTCCCCTCTGCCTTGGGCCTTGGGGGTGCTAGTGCTGGACAATTGTCTTaatctttgcctttttttttcctttctaggcAGGAAGGGGCAGGCCTCAGCCCTCACACCCTGTTTAGTAGCTTGACAGCTCAGGATAGATACTCTTAACTGTCTTAAGGAGTTATGTCCACCCTACCTTGCTTATTCTCAAGGTTAGAGTACTTGTCCCAAGTCCAGTTCCCTGGGAAAGTGGGTGGTAAATACTGCCATTTCAGCCGGGTCTTCAGTCTCTGGTACCCCCTGCCGAACCGGCATGTGGGGTGGCCCAGCTTTGAGTCCCAGCGAGAAGGGGCTGTTTGGGAGCTCAGGTCTCAGCAGGTGTGTGTAGGGGGCCGAGATCTTTGCTCCTCCATTCGACCTCCACCCTGAACTTTGAGCAGCAGCTCCAGGAGCTCCTGTCCCCCGGGGGGAAGGGGCGGCTCTGACCGCTGGGTTTCCATCCGCTGGCACTAGAgatgtggaaggagaggagggcattGGTGGTCGGGTGGTGGGTTTGGGCAAGAGGACCAGGGTTGGTGTAGGGCAGACAGGAAATCTCTGATGGTGATGAGGGAGGCTGGCCAGGGGATATATGCTTTAGGGAGAAAGAATTTAGGGCTCAAACACAAGGCCAGCAAGGGGTGGTGGTGTAATATGTCTGCCTtacctggtgactaaggatggtGCTGTAGAGCTGTTCTTTGTCCTCAAGAAGCCGAGGCGGGGTTGGGGCTAGGCTTGGGGGCACTTTGGGGGGATGGAAGGTGGCCCTCTGTTCCTCTAGGCGGCGAGACTGGGCCTCAGCCACCAGGTCCAGAAGGAGCTCGGTCTGCAGGGAGAGCAGGGAGCCCGAACGGGGCCCCAGGGCtatgggagaagagggaggagggctaAGAAGACCCAGAGGCGGTGGTAGAGCGGTGTAGCAAGCGGTGGGCACAGGGAAGCTGATGGACTCTGGGTTAGGGACCAGCAGGTGAGCAGCCATGGTGGTTAGTGGGCCGACCCTGGGGTAGGTCAGTTTCTCCCAGGGTTGGTGGGGTACCTGTGTGGCGggttcctggaggaggaggggagggaggagcagatcGCCAAGGCCGAGTGGTGGAGTTCACAGGGGGCCAGCCCTGATCATCTTGCGGGGGACCCTGATGGCCAAGACATGTCCATTCCAGTCAGATGAGGGGTGTGGGCAGAGGGCTAGGCCCGCGACCAAGCTCTTCCAAGTCTCCTGTGTCCATCGGTCTCTGGGTCCTCACGTGCCCCGGGCCCCTTCTCCCTCGGCTGGCCTCTCCCCACCCTGGCGCCCAGCTCACCTGGTGTTCACCATCCTCTTCTTCCTGGGGTCTTTCAGTCTCCATCCCTGGACTTGGGGAGAGACACTGATGGGGAAGGGGTGACTGGAATTTGGAAGGAGGACTGGAACCCTGGGTTCCTGAGGGGAATGGGggctggaaggggtgggggtgagctgggggctGGATGCCTGGGTACTGAGCAGGAAGCTAGGTTCCTGGTCAGCCCCCCCACGGGCCCCGCCCATCTCGGCCAACTTCCTCCATTCTCTTTTCCCACCCAAACAGCTAGTTTGACCTCTCTTGCCCCAGGGGAGGACAGAGACTGGGAAAAAGTCCAGCTGCAGGATGGAGCAGGCTCCTGACACGGACAGACTCTGGCCTC encodes:
- the Pbx2 gene encoding pre-B-cell leukemia transcription factor 2, whose product is MDERLLGPPPPGGGRGGLGLVGGEPGGPGEPPGAGDPGGGSGGVPGGRGKQDIGDILQQIMTITDQSLDEAQAKKHALNCHRMKPALFSVLCEIKEKTGLSIRSSQEEEPVDPQLMRLDNMLLAEGVAGPEKGGGSAAAAAAAAASGGGVSPDNSIEHSDYRSKLAQIRHIYHSELEKYEQACNEFTTHVMNLLREQSRTRPVAPKEMERMVSIIHRKFSAIQMQLKQSTCEAVMILRSRFLDARRKRRNFSKQATEVLNEYFYSHLSNPYPSEEAKEELAKKCGITVSQVSNWFGNKRIRYKKNIGKFQEEANIYAVKTAVSVAQGGHSRTSSPTPPSSAGSGGSFNLSGSGDMFLGMPGLNGDSYSASQVESLRHSMGPGSYGDNLGGGQIYSPREMRANGGWQEAVTPSSVTSPTEGPGSVHSDTSN
- the Gpsm3 gene encoding G-protein-signaling modulator 3 isoform X2, which translates into the protein METERPQEEEDGEHQGPPQDDQGWPPVNSTTRPWRSAPPSPPPPGTRHTALGPRSGSLLSLQTELLLDLVAEAQSRRLEEQRATFHPPKVPPSLAPTPPRLLEDKEQLYSTILSHQCQRMETQRSEPPLPPGGQELLELLLKVQGGGRMEEQRSRPPTHTC
- the Gpsm3 gene encoding G-protein-signaling modulator 3 isoform X1, with translation MPFPDPVSQERSPGMETERPQEEEDGEHQGPPQDDQGWPPVNSTTRPWRSAPPSPPPPGTRHTALGPRSGSLLSLQTELLLDLVAEAQSRRLEEQRATFHPPKVPPSLAPTPPRLLEDKEQLYSTILSHQCQRMETQRSEPPLPPGGQELLELLLKVQGGGRMEEQRSRPPTHTC